From the Lactuca sativa cultivar Salinas chromosome 9, Lsat_Salinas_v11, whole genome shotgun sequence genome, the window GGCGCACTACGCAACACGTGTTTCAACTTCTGAAACATAGATTCTTGTTGTTCTTTCCATTCGAACTTCGTATCTTTTTGTTTAATTGTTGTGAGAGGTTTTGTTATCTTTGATAAATTTTCTATAAAACTAATTAAAAACATGAAAACACAATTTGGTACAAGTTTTAAAGCATGGGGTACAACTTACCAAGCGTAAAGAGTAAAGaaaatccttatatatatatatatatatatatatatatatatatatatatatatatatatatatagagagagagagagagagagagagagggagacgAACAACAGGTTCCACAATCCACAGGGAGGGTCTTCTAGTTGTACAAATGCTCGACGAAATCATCATCTTGGCGGTACTAATAGTACTATCGTCCCTTTATGTCAATCTATCGTCGACACCCTCCACCCTAAAGGATAAAATTCCAAATATTTCAAAAAATATTTGGTATGGGAccaatttttataaagcattaactaatgtttttcataaaataacattttcttggtttaacaaaataataaaaattgaagGGTTACGGTATCAATAAAATTTGCTCTTGAAGTTGTGGACTCTGGTACATGTGATTCTTCGATTATTTACATTAACTTGAGAATCTCTAATATGTATTTAGACATTGTAATCAATAACATTATGATATGATAAACCGCTATTTGTATTTGTCAACGCTCATCGGCTTCTCCTGAAATTGGTAATGAGAATTCGATCTGTCCAAATATCTCTTGCGCATGTTTAAATAAGGAATGAGCTCCAACGTGGTATTGTTAACAAGACCCTGTTGTCTAACTTCAATGCATATCACTTCAAGTGGTAACGATGAAGATGACAAAGTTGTGCATATTTTTAAccttgaaaaaaaacaaaaattaaaacaaacatatgcttatttttgttataaaaactTGTCCATTTAAAAAAAGTACATATTTATAGTATATTTATTTATAGGTAACTTTCGGTATAATATAATCGCAAGTATTCCCTACGAAATTACCAAAAATGAAATGCGAAAATACCACAAATGGGTAATTCGTCGTTAACTTCTGGCATTTTCACAGTAGGTCtacgaaaaaaaaaaacactacaaAAATAGGCAAAAAAAACCCTTCTTGAAGCAAAATAGAATATCAAAGATAGCCAAAAACGTATTTAAACACTAAAAATTGGGTGAACACTCATTTTCACATGCCACTATGGCATAATGGGCCTTCAAATATGCTTTATGGCCCGATATTTTTAAAAACGATGATCAATCATTTTAATATACTCCAAAATTTCATCTATTTTTAAACTGGTTAAAAGTTTAAACCCTCAActtcataaaaaatatatatatttattagatTCAACTAACTTTATCTATATCATTCAAAATGTTTTCTCAatctaaaatgaaaaaaataaaaattatcaaGAGGACCAAATCCACAATCCAAAATtaatcataataaaagtcttttcacaaaaacaagaaaAACATCAAATCTAACACAAGTTTGATTAACTCAACTCCAAATCTTATAACAATCttaagattttaaaaaaaaaatgtcaatACATTTaacatattgtgtgggttgggtagaggttgtactgctccgtgttgtagccaacaaaccctggagcaaaCCAAATATGAGTTAAGGGTCGGGcagggcataccagactcatactgagggctcatgagcattctAGATACAAGATGAGGGCCaggaagggcatgccagactcgtaaTGAAGGCTTAGTGGTGTTCAGTCCGAGGACAGATCAGGCCAGGGAGAAAgctagacataagttgtgggccaagggcaagccaaacttatgatgtgggctcaggagtaatccagtctgttagatgtggacccattgcatgttgttattataGATGTGCTATTTGTTTGtgtattgttttttgttttttgtttttttgttttttttgtttgtttgtttgtttggggggggggggggggggggggactcactaagttttaggcttacagttttggattatgtttcaggtacctcagaggatcacgggaaggcgaaggcgtgatcgtgcacctcctcatgttttgttttatgattttgggaagactctgatattaaacatgttttgaaaactattttgtaaatAATCATGATTTATAGGTTgatttaaaagtttacatttttcatgaattttatggatattACACATAAGCGATCACTTTATTTCTTTGAATAAGTAAGCATCTCATGCCCTGATGTGATGTGTCGcaatagaccacaaagtcttcggTTCCTTCCGGAAGTGAAAGAATTTGCACACTACACAACATGTGTTTCAACTTCTGAAACACAGATTCTTGTTGTTCTTTCCATTCGAACTTTGTATCTTTCTGTGTAAGTGTTGTGGGGGTTTTGTTATCTTTGAAAATTTTTCTATAAAACTAATTAAAAACATGCAAACACAATTTGGTACAAGTTTTAAGGCATGGGGTACAACTTACCAAGCGTAAAGAGTAAAgaaaatctatatatatatatatatatatatatatatatatatatatatagagagagagagagagagagaaagagagagacaaCAGGTTCCACAATTCACAGAGAGCGTCTTCTAGTGGTACAAATGCTCGACGAAATCATCATCTTGGCGGTACTGACAATACTATCGTCCCTTTATGTCAGTCTATCGTCGACACCCTCCACCCTAAAGGATAAAATTCCAAATatttcaaaaaatattttgtacgGGAccaatttttataaagcattaaCTAATGGTtttcataaaataacattttcttggtttaacaaaataataaaaattgaagAGTTACGGTGTCAATAAAATTTGCTCTTGAAGTTGTGTACTTTGGTATATGTAATTCTTCGATTATTTAcattagagaaattaaatattctcctaCTTTTTGTTCCTACATATCCTCCTACCCAATAAATtggtgacatgtgtaacatttaatgaaatttaatgatattttaggatactaatatgacacatgttATCATTTAAATGAGTAGGAGCATTTGTAGGAACAaaaggtaggaggatatttaatttctctttataTTAACTTGAGAAACTCTAATATGTATTTAGACATTGTAATCAATACCATTATGATATGATAAACCGCTATTTGTATTTGTCAACGCTCATCGGCTTCTCCTGAAGTTGGTAATGAGAATTCGATCTGTCCAAATATCTCTTGCGCATGTTTAAATAAGGAATGAGCTCCAACGTGGTATTGTTAATAAGACCCTGTTGTCTAACTTCAATGCATATCACTGCAAATGGTAACGACGAAGATGACAAAGTTGTGCATATTTCTAaccttgaaaaaaaaacaaaaattaaaacaaacttacgcttatttttgttataaaaactTGTCCATTTAAAAAAAGTACATATTTATAGTATATTTATTTATAGGTAACTTTTGGTATAATATAATCGCAAGTATTCCCTACGAAATTACCAAAAATGACATGCGAAAATACCACAAATGGGTAATTCGTCGTTAACTTCTGGTATTTTCACAGTAGGTCTACGAAAAAAAAACACTACAAAAATAGGCAAAAAAACCCTTCTTGAAGCAAAATAGAATATCAAAGATAGCCAAAAACGTATTTAAACACTAAAAATTGGATGAACACTCATTTTCACATGCCACTATGGCATAATGGGCCTTCAAATATGCTTTATGGCCCGATATTTTTAAAAACGATGATCAATCATTTTAATATACTCCAAAATTTCATCTATTTTTAAACTGGTTTAAAGTTTAAACCCTCAActtcataaaaaatatatatatatttattagatTCAACCAACTTTATCTATATCATTCAAAATGTTTTCTcaatctaaaaatgaaaaaaaataaattatcaaGAGGACCAAATCCACAATCCAAAATtaatcataataaaagtcttttcacaaaaacaagaaaAACATCAAATCTAACACAAGTTTGATCAACTCAACTCCAAATCTTATAACAatcttaagatttttttttttaaaaaaaaaaatgtcaatACATTTAAGCTACAAAATGCAGCAAATTAATACGAATCAGATCATAAGATCAGTTGATGATTTTTGGTTTTCGGTTATTTTTTTCTTCAATTCCCGATTGAGTAAATCTGCATCTAAGAacctcaagaacatcttcaaatttTAATCCTCTGCGAATCAACAACACCATTTCATGATACAACACATCTGCCATCTCTGACACACTTCGTGATTCATCCTCGTTTTCCTCTAGTGTTCTGCAAAGCTCATCTGCTTCTTCCctgagggcaaaatggtcattttacatgGGTTagtaatagtatatatatatatatatatatatatatattttgaatgaaaaaatatatatataccggATCTTTTTGCATAATAGTTTGTCATCAAGCAACAAACGTTTTGTCCAAGATGGTTTGCCTTGTTGAGGAGATGAAAGTTCTTCCTTTCTTCTAGAAAGTGTGGATTCCAATGAGTACAATGTTGTTAATGCCAGTTTATTATTTTCTTCAACCTTAacataatcaaaaattaaaaaattaaaaattaaataaaaggaATTGCTACTCaagggtaaaaaaaaaaaaagaagtgaTAATGGGAATGACCTGTGGTTGATGATCTAAGGCATCAAAAACGGATGTGTAATAGCAAGTTTCAGCTCCAGTGTGACAAGTGGGCCCATCAGGTTTTCCAAGATATATAATCTGACAATatgttatttattatatatatactttagtaaccttttttttttattaaaaaaaaaatgaaaattgtaaTGTTTAAATAAAGAGTAATAAAAGAATATTATAGCATCCTCTGGTTTTGTTTCTTTTTCTATTATAGCATTGTAgttccagtttttttttttttctaactaatgtattttactttgaaaattttaactACTTATGGAATTGTACTTTGGGTTAATATCATAAAAGACCCTATGTTTTGGGTTTTTTTCATGATTAAACCTCtagctttatttattttttttcttaaaaaagagattgtatttttaaaatttttccaTTTGGTGCTTTTAGCAGGTTTACTGGTAATTGATTTTCTGGTATTAGAAAAAATTTCCAGAAaaaatacttaattttttttttttccagaaaaaACCTCAGATTTTTACCTTTTTCTGAAAAAAGCCCTTTTTTtccaaaatatttttgggttaatCTCAaaaaaaagaccttatattttgtgttttttctggattaaacctcgaatttattttttttgcctgaaaaagaccttgtatttttttattttttccgaAAAAGCccttaactttttatttttttctgaaaaaaaacttcaaccttctaaatgcttccaaataaaccctccaacttttttagtttttcccaaaaaaaccctcacattttacaatttttttggcaaaaaatgaaaaaatacaaagtttttttcaagcaaaaaataaatttgaggtttaatccggaaaaaaaaaaacacaaaatataaggtatTTTTTGAGATTAACCCAATATTTTTTGTCAAATGTGAGggttttttctgaaaaaaaaaaaatgagttctTTCGAAAAAAATGTCCATTTTTCTAAAATTTGTTTTTGTCTAAAACCAAAATTTTAACAGTAAACCTGCTAAAAGggccaaataaaaaaaaatggaaaatgaaaggccttttttagcaaaaaaaaattaagttgagGTTTAATCCGGGAAAAAAAAACAAAGCATAGGGTCTTTTATGATATTAACCCTTACAAATTGAAGAAACTTCTTATaggacattatactttgaaagatCTATCCAATTATAACACtgaaaattgctttgtatttgaatgaaatttatataattgcataaaattttctaagtagaatgttgtaaaagaaagaaagaaataaaagtaAGATGTTATAAACTTATAGTAACAAACAAACGAATTAaagaaagtagattgctattacATGCATTGAAAGAAAAGAACTTACAGAATCACGATCACAATCAAGAAAGATATCATGAACATTGATGAAGTTAAGAGAAGTTTCCCCTTTTATCCACAAAGATGATCTTGATCTGCTATAAAAAGTTGCTTTTTTGGAAGCAATTGTGGTAGCAAGTGCTTCCCTATTGGCAAATCCTTGCATTAAAATTGCCCCTGAATCAACATTTTGAGCTATAGCCACAGCCAAACCCTTCTCATCCCATTTCACACTGTCCAACACCGAATTTAACTGAAATTGCTTTTGTTAAAATAACTTTAATTTCATGCTTTTCATATTATATAATAACTTCAAAGTTTCAAATAGCTGACATCACATGTGACATATCATATAAAAAAGATATAATAGTTAGTAAGAGACATTAAATATGATCATGACAGCATTGATTGGATCCTTAAAGTTCAATCTAGTTTGTCTTTCGTTGAAGGGTAGTTTAGACATTTGACAATCGTTGCCAATAAGTTAGTTAACGGAATAGTAACAATAAAATTGCAACAATTCCATTTTCGGATGCCAATTGGTGAGCTTTATAAAGGGTATCTGGGACATTTGGTAAAAGCTGAAAACTTCACTTGAACTATGTCCACAACTATATGTTGCAATATTTTGAGGGATGAATAGCTAACTAGATGTTTATAGGAGAAAAGAAGGTTATCACATTGCATTTATTCTTAATTCACTTGCCCTTTTGGTTATTGGCCATTCAATGATGCAATTTAAGGAGCAAAAGTTAATCTACATTGCAATTAAACATGACGAATGCATTTTTAGTTGCTAATTTTCAAATAAGTTCTTTTGATCTTTTCCCATCAAAACTGAAAGTAGTGTTAAATATGCAGAAAGCAGCTACGATACGAGAATCTGTATTGTAATCACAGAAAAGCATAATGGAGTACAGAGCTTCATATAAATTTACCTTAGATTCAAGATGAATGTTTTGATCAGGTTTCTTACTGCAAGCCTTGACAGCAAAACATCTACTGTTGGATGTATCAGTTCGTGTGTGGCAGCTTCCATGGTTGAAAATGCTTTCTCGTGAAGAAATTTGCAGAGCTCTAAGTCCATGAAAATTTGCAAACGCCATAGGAAATAAAGCACCTAAAGAAAAATGTGAAGTAAATAAAGAAAATGGTGGGAAAAAGGGGGTAAAAGGGGGCTTGAATCTTGATAATAATCAATTCGCCCCAAAATCCAAATCAAGAGGACAAGCGTAACACCAGACACAAATAAAAGATGTCATTTGTTAAGAAAAGAAGCTAACTAAGATTTTGGATAAACTCCACACATCCATCTTAAAAGAAATCCACATTTCAACTTCTGAATGTTCAGAAAGCTTCGTTTTAGACTCAAAATTGACATAAATGTAATTTCAAAGGAAGATCCATACAGGATTTGAACTATAAATCTTAACTTTGAAAAGGAATAGTCTCCTTCTTTCACAGACGGAGTAACAGGTACAACAACACCAATACACTGACGTTGATGCTTCCAATTCGCAAACAGCATGCATGTCAGTTTCATTTCAAAAAAACTTATTTGAAAACAGCGTGTGAACTCAGACAAGTCAAATCCATTCATCGCGGAATGCTAAAATGCATCTGCTCGATTTTGTCAGGATGCATGTTACATCCATATCAGATAACAAGAATTTGcaattcaatgcatgttcaaatCAAATAAAGATATAGAAGATACACGCGGATGAGATGATTCAGGTCCTCAAAATGAGATTCTACATCATCGATGACGCAACATTAAGGGACAAAATCTACAAGTAAACGTAGGGCTCAAAATCAAATTCTTACAAGGTTTGTTCGTGGGAGAGATGAGTTTGTGCCACGTAcctgagagaaagagagagagcttTGACTGATAGCACAGGCTCAGCTGGGAAGGGGGAAACGGGGGAGTAGGGCAAAGTGGAGTGGAGAAAGACTGGTTTGGACAGGATATATGTTTATCgcgaaatgaaaaataaataaatcaatatcACAAAAGTTATTTGCAATATAGCGgatgattttatatttttgtttgagAGGGTGTTTTGAGATTTAATTTGAaaaatatttattcattttttagtttttaaaaaaatcaacaaaaaatgtttgaaaagttaataaatattttctaaaataggTTTTTACTAGTTTTAAAAAGTGATATTTTCTTGTtaagttaaaaagaaaataataaggaGATCTTTTTTCAGTCATTtacttgttatatatatatatatatatatatatatatatatatatatatatatatatatatatatatatatatatattcaaatgtttttcacatctattgtgtgctagaatgcaccaataggaatttagtattaattatatgtatattaaatgttatccatacttataattcatttttatgaaaacaaattaaattcgtcattaatgtcaataataatattttttcagaataaattcatatttagaagaatgagagtgtattctagtagaatacactctcattcttcatattccatacaactttattgtattttaagtgattgagtcttgaaacaaagtacgaactcatatataaaaacctagatgcaaattcattctgaaataatgttattgctgGCATTAACTACGagtttaattagtttccataaaaagagaattataattatggatatcatttaatatacatataattatggaaatcatttaatatctataattatttaattaaacaattatttaatttactaaatttctattggtgcattctagcacacaataaatgtaaaaaacaaaataagctagctttatatatatatatatatatatatatatatatacacacacacacacacacacacacacactagtttgtAACCTTTggtaaccacggttataaaactaactaaacttttataataaaaacttataattattaatcagttgttttaaataagtcattttaaataaattattatttaagagatatctcaaatttttaaagttattataacttcaaatttaacatataattaaaaaatataaatttgaattttgaaatgagttgcctaatatatctacatgacaTATGGCATAATATTAATGATGagttgtattagagtgacacTTAGCAAAAGGATATTAAAACTATttatttactagtttataacccgtgggaaccacggttataaaaataattaaacttttataataaaaaaaataaaaattattaatcaattattttaaataaattactaattaagagatatttttattagttatgtgaaattataatcgttgattcaaataaatatataaaaataatttttaatatatattagactttttttgtgaattaatgaaaacaataatataaaatttaaaatttaatttaatatggagaataaatacattgaaaatagcatcacattaattaggaggtttaataaatttaaaatgaagaactAGTAAATTGACAAGTAacaacacattaattaagaggCATAATatagtgacacatggcaaaagaactactcttttattagtatagggagATAGGGagattagaatagggatatatatatatatatatatatatatatatatatatatatatatatatatatatatatatatatatatataaagagagaggtaggttcaaatgtttttcacatctattgtgtgctaaaatgcaccaataagaatttagtaaaaattatatctatattaaatgatatatatatatatatatatatatatatatatatatatatatatatatatatatatatatatatacttataattcatttttatggatactaattaaattcatcattaatgtcaacaataatattctttcaaaatgaatttgtatctagaagaatgagagtatattctaacagaatgagagtgtattctagtagaatacactctcgttcttcatatttcattcaactttattgtattttaagtgagtgagtccttAAATAAAAAACGAACGCATACATAAAAACCTAGGTatgaatttattctgaaagaatgttattctgacattaatgacgaatttaattagtttccataaaaaaagaattataattatggatatcatttaatatacatacaattatggaaatcatttaatatctatcttatttaaataattatttaattttactaaattactattggtgcattctagcacacaataaatgtaagaaacataTTAACCTAGccttatatatataagaaaaaaatgAATATGTGGCTTTCATGTATTTAAcattaggtatagaaccatcaaaattgacttcattttgattaaaaaacacatttttctttttttgttagcTTCTTCCTATAGCCTTTAAACTCATATTATTTTTGATTTCGTGATTCATCCCCAATATCTATGTATTTCGAATGTGTTTTTTATTTGACCTCTAGTAAGTTTCATAACTTCCTTCGACACCTATCTTATGATAGTTGCATGGTTTTTCTATGATGAGTTATGGAAAGAGCTTTAGTGTGTTTTTTAATAAATACTTTCAATCTTTCATGGTcgttttatgtattaaattttaatatggATACCTACAAGTAATTGGTAAAATATTCCTATACATGGTTTATGGTGCCAAATTAAACTTATAAaagttcaatatatatatatatatatatatatatatatatatatatatatatatatatatataaagcctaACATAAGCTCTGATAGAGGATGGAAGAAAGATGGTAGAGAAATTTGATTGCATTTTGTTAAATTATATAGTTTTTTATGGTTCTATACCAAATATTAGGTACATAACAGTCACATATTCTCcaatcccatatatatatatatatatatatatatatatatatatacacacacacacacatacacacatgtttgtatttttttgtcattttaataTATAAGTTAACCAAACACTTTAAAAAATATCAA encodes:
- the LOC111903173 gene encoding histidine biosynthesis bifunctional protein hisIE, chloroplastic isoform X2, which translates into the protein MAFANFHGLRALQISSRESIFNHGSCHTRTDTSNSRCFAVKACSKKPDQNIHLESKLNSVLDSVKWDEKGLAVAIAQNVDSGAILMQGFANREALATTIASKKATFYSRSRSSLWIKGETSLNFINVHDIFLDCDRDSIIYLGKPDGPTCHTGAETCYYTSVFDALDHQPQVEENNKLALTTLYSLESTLSRRKEELSSPQQGKPSWTKRLLLDDKLLCKKIREEADELCRTLEENEDESRSVSEMADVLYHEMVLLIRRGLKFEDVLEVLRCRFTQSGIEEKNNRKPKIIN
- the LOC111903173 gene encoding histidine biosynthesis bifunctional protein hisIE, chloroplastic isoform X1, which encodes MAFANFHGLRALQISSRESIFNHGSCHTRTDTSNSRCFAVKACSKKPDQNIHLESKQFQLNSVLDSVKWDEKGLAVAIAQNVDSGAILMQGFANREALATTIASKKATFYSRSRSSLWIKGETSLNFINVHDIFLDCDRDSIIYLGKPDGPTCHTGAETCYYTSVFDALDHQPQVEENNKLALTTLYSLESTLSRRKEELSSPQQGKPSWTKRLLLDDKLLCKKIREEADELCRTLEENEDESRSVSEMADVLYHEMVLLIRRGLKFEDVLEVLRCRFTQSGIEEKNNRKPKIIN